One region of Sphingomonas kaistensis genomic DNA includes:
- a CDS encoding ZIP family metal transporter — translation MAGDLIAAGTLASFLAGQATTLGALPVFFLKGISQRTQNIFLGFAAGIMLAASFFSLIIPGLEAAGDLHGGNKTIAALIVASAVLLGAGTLHLLNRVAPHEHFILGPMSGAERSKLARIWLFVIAISLHNFPEGLAVGVSFGSPDHTAGYATAFGIGLQNIPEGLAVALSLAAVGYGRMFSFVIAVLTGLIEPVGGFLGISAISLSSELLPWGLGFAGGAMIWVVSSEIIPETHRDHQEGTATFALMIGLAVMMSLDWIYG, via the coding sequence GTGGCCGGGGACCTTATCGCCGCAGGTACGCTTGCGAGCTTCCTGGCCGGGCAGGCCACTACGCTTGGGGCGCTCCCGGTCTTCTTCCTCAAGGGGATCAGCCAGCGCACGCAGAACATCTTCCTCGGCTTTGCCGCTGGGATCATGCTGGCGGCGAGCTTCTTCTCGCTGATCATTCCCGGGCTCGAGGCTGCGGGAGATCTGCACGGCGGCAACAAGACGATCGCCGCGCTGATCGTCGCATCGGCGGTCCTGCTCGGTGCCGGCACCCTTCACCTGCTCAACCGCGTGGCGCCGCACGAGCATTTCATCCTTGGGCCGATGAGCGGGGCCGAGCGAAGCAAGCTGGCGCGCATCTGGCTGTTCGTGATCGCCATTTCGCTGCACAACTTCCCCGAAGGACTGGCGGTCGGCGTGAGTTTCGGGAGCCCCGATCATACCGCCGGCTACGCCACCGCGTTCGGGATCGGTCTGCAGAACATTCCGGAGGGCCTGGCAGTAGCGCTCAGCCTGGCGGCGGTGGGCTACGGGCGGATGTTCTCCTTCGTCATCGCGGTGCTGACCGGGCTGATCGAGCCGGTCGGAGGCTTTCTCGGCATCTCGGCGATCTCGCTGTCGAGCGAGTTGCTGCCGTGGGGCCTGGGCTTTGCCGGTGGCGCGATGATCTGGGTGGTGTCGAGCGAGATCATCCCTGAAACGCACCGCGACCACCAGGAAGGCACCGCGACCTTTGCGCTGATGATCGGGCTGGCGGTGATGATGAGCCTCGACTGGATCTACGGTTAA
- a CDS encoding aldose 1-epimerase — protein sequence MLQDDHMLALRAGDLELVLSPALGGAIRDLSWTRDGRRIPLMRASREAADSVLDMASFPLVPFVNRIRGGRFTFRGREVVLKPNMAGDISPLHGQGWLAPWTVKDAGENHAELHFTHEAGEWPWAYEAVQVVTLDERGLSLRLQCRNRDSEPMPCGLGQHPYFPCTAETRIATAVRSTFEIDEHVLPTGEVPATGRYDLSDRAVCGQDLDHGFGGWGGQAVMTDPAWPAPLRLSSPDARFFQLYSPREGGIFVAEPVTHANAALNEPEERWGELGLRVLAPGEEMHLDMRLELAS from the coding sequence ATGTTGCAGGACGACCACATGCTTGCGCTCCGCGCCGGCGATCTCGAACTGGTGCTGAGCCCGGCGCTTGGTGGGGCGATCCGCGACCTGAGCTGGACGCGTGACGGACGCCGCATTCCCCTCATGCGGGCGAGCCGCGAGGCGGCGGACAGCGTGCTCGACATGGCGAGCTTCCCGCTGGTCCCTTTCGTCAATCGCATTCGCGGCGGGCGGTTCACGTTTCGCGGGCGCGAGGTGGTGCTGAAGCCCAATATGGCGGGCGACATCTCGCCGCTGCACGGGCAGGGCTGGCTTGCGCCCTGGACGGTGAAAGACGCTGGCGAAAATCATGCCGAACTGCATTTCACCCACGAGGCAGGCGAATGGCCGTGGGCCTATGAGGCGGTGCAGGTGGTGACGCTGGACGAACGCGGACTGTCGCTGCGCTTGCAGTGCCGCAACCGCGACAGCGAGCCGATGCCCTGCGGACTTGGCCAGCATCCTTACTTCCCCTGCACCGCCGAAACCCGCATTGCCACCGCGGTCCGCAGCACCTTCGAGATCGACGAGCATGTCCTGCCGACCGGCGAGGTGCCGGCGACCGGGCGCTATGACCTCAGCGACCGGGCGGTCTGCGGGCAGGACCTCGACCACGGGTTCGGCGGCTGGGGAGGACAGGCCGTGATGACCGATCCGGCGTGGCCGGCGCCGCTCCGGCTTTCGAGCCCGGATGCTCGCTTCTTCCAGCTTTATTCACCGAGGGAGGGGGGCATTTTCGTGGCCGAGCCAGTGACCCACGCCAATGCCGCGCTGAACGAGCCCGAGGAGCGCTGGGGCGAGCTTGGGCTGCGGGTGCTCGCGCCGGGCGAAGAAATGCATCTGGACATGCGGCTGGAGCTCGCTTCCTAA
- the dgoD gene encoding galactonate dehydratase has product MMALPELKIGRIETFLVPPRWLFVRVETVDGAHGWGEASLEGHAEAVNGAFEAIRDRFLGHDARRIEDIWQIAYRGGFYRGGAVLMSALSGLDQALWDLKGKALGVPAWELMGGRVRDRIRAYAWIGGDKPHEIDSAAAARKAQGFSAVKMNATAELDWIGTPRLFDEVIRRVEAAQAQGMDVGLDFHGRVHRPMAKQLAKVLEPLGLLFIEEPLLSENPEGLAEIAGLVSTPIALGERLYSRWDFKQFFERGAVDIIQPDLSHAGGISECRRIAAMAEAYDVAVAPHCPLGPLALAACLQLAANAPNVAIQEMSLGIHYNVGHDLLEFITDPEVLTPVDGFLPIPQKPGLGVTIDEDKVRAVAKEGHRWRNPIWRHADGSFAEW; this is encoded by the coding sequence ATGATGGCGCTTCCCGAGCTCAAGATCGGTCGGATCGAGACCTTCCTCGTGCCGCCGCGCTGGCTGTTCGTGCGGGTGGAGACGGTGGACGGGGCGCACGGCTGGGGCGAGGCGAGCCTCGAGGGCCATGCCGAGGCTGTGAACGGCGCGTTCGAGGCGATCCGCGACCGCTTCCTCGGGCATGACGCGCGGCGGATCGAGGACATCTGGCAGATCGCCTATCGCGGTGGCTTCTATCGCGGCGGCGCGGTCCTGATGAGTGCGCTGTCGGGGCTCGACCAGGCGCTGTGGGACCTCAAGGGCAAGGCGCTCGGCGTGCCGGCGTGGGAGCTGATGGGCGGGCGCGTGCGCGACAGGATCCGTGCCTATGCGTGGATCGGCGGCGACAAGCCGCACGAGATCGACAGCGCCGCCGCGGCGCGGAAGGCGCAGGGGTTCAGTGCGGTCAAGATGAATGCCACCGCCGAGCTCGACTGGATCGGCACGCCGAGGCTGTTCGACGAGGTGATCCGGCGGGTCGAGGCGGCGCAGGCGCAAGGCATGGACGTCGGGCTCGATTTCCACGGGCGGGTCCACCGCCCGATGGCCAAGCAGCTTGCCAAGGTGCTGGAGCCCTTGGGGCTGCTGTTCATCGAGGAGCCGCTGCTGAGCGAGAACCCCGAAGGGCTGGCCGAGATCGCCGGACTGGTCTCGACCCCGATCGCGCTTGGCGAGCGGCTTTATTCACGATGGGACTTCAAGCAGTTCTTCGAGCGCGGCGCGGTGGACATCATCCAGCCCGACCTCAGCCACGCCGGCGGGATTTCGGAATGCCGCCGGATCGCGGCGATGGCCGAAGCCTATGACGTGGCGGTGGCGCCGCACTGCCCGCTTGGACCTCTGGCGCTCGCCGCCTGCCTGCAGCTTGCCGCCAATGCCCCCAATGTCGCGATCCAGGAAATGAGCCTCGGCATCCACTACAACGTCGGGCACGACCTGCTGGAGTTCATCACCGATCCCGAAGTGCTGACCCCGGTCGACGGTTTCCTGCCGATCCCGCAAAAGCCCGGGCTTGGCGTCACCATCGACGAAGACAAGGTGCGTGCGGTGGCCAAGGAAGGCCATCGCTGGCGCAACCCGATCTGGCGCCACGCGGACGGCAGCTTCGCGGAATGGTGA
- a CDS encoding family 1 glycosylhydrolase — MFATGIENSIPTINGGKTRVDQMEASDHYRRWREDFDCVEDMGIEYLRFGPPLHKTFLGPGKYDWEFADLTLNDLKRREITPIVDLCHFGVPDWIGNFQNPDFSQQFANYAADFAERYPWIQLYTPVNEMFICAAFSAKYGWWNEQERTDLSFVTAIKHIVKANVLAMVEILKRRPDAIFIQSESSEYFHADSPAAIGPAEVLNSRRFLTLDLNYGRRVDSEMYEYLMDNGMTREEYHFFLGNRLKQHCILGNDYYRTNEHRVHADGRTEAAGETFGYCEITRQYHNRYRLPIMHTETNMREGPTGQEAVQWLWKEWANVLRLRNVGIPTVGFTWYSLTDQVDWDTALREKNGNVNPLGLYDLNRNLRNVGKAYKQLIKDWRDVLPASSVCLAVPIKPIGHDCWPPRDDYAGKQVEAQDKGLALGNQSQSTPESA, encoded by the coding sequence ATGTTTGCCACGGGGATCGAGAACAGCATCCCCACCATCAACGGCGGCAAGACCCGCGTCGACCAGATGGAGGCTTCAGATCATTATCGCCGCTGGCGCGAGGATTTCGATTGCGTCGAGGACATGGGGATCGAATATCTCCGCTTCGGCCCGCCGCTGCACAAGACCTTCCTCGGCCCCGGCAAATATGACTGGGAGTTCGCCGACCTCACCCTGAACGATTTGAAGCGGCGCGAGATCACGCCGATCGTGGACCTCTGCCACTTCGGCGTGCCCGACTGGATCGGCAATTTCCAGAATCCCGATTTCAGCCAGCAATTCGCCAATTACGCCGCCGATTTTGCCGAGCGTTATCCGTGGATCCAGCTCTACACGCCAGTGAACGAGATGTTCATTTGCGCCGCCTTCAGCGCCAAATATGGCTGGTGGAACGAGCAGGAGCGGACCGACCTCAGCTTCGTCACCGCGATCAAGCATATCGTGAAAGCCAATGTGCTGGCGATGGTGGAGATATTGAAGCGGCGGCCGGACGCCATCTTCATTCAGTCGGAATCATCCGAATATTTCCACGCCGACAGCCCGGCCGCGATCGGCCCGGCCGAGGTGCTGAACAGCCGCCGTTTCCTGACGCTCGACCTCAATTACGGGCGCCGGGTCGACAGCGAGATGTACGAATATCTGATGGATAACGGGATGACCCGGGAGGAATATCACTTCTTCCTCGGCAACCGGCTGAAGCAGCACTGTATCCTCGGCAACGATTATTACCGCACCAACGAGCACCGCGTACACGCCGACGGGCGGACCGAAGCGGCGGGCGAGACCTTCGGCTATTGCGAGATCACGCGGCAATATCACAACCGCTACCGCCTCCCTATCATGCATACCGAGACCAACATGCGCGAAGGACCGACGGGGCAGGAAGCGGTGCAGTGGTTGTGGAAGGAATGGGCCAACGTGCTGCGCCTGCGCAATGTGGGCATCCCGACCGTGGGCTTTACCTGGTACAGCCTGACCGACCAGGTCGACTGGGACACCGCACTGCGCGAGAAGAACGGCAACGTGAACCCGCTCGGGCTGTACGACCTCAACCGCAATCTGCGTAACGTCGGCAAGGCCTACAAGCAGCTGATCAAGGACTGGCGCGACGTGCTTCCCGCTTCGTCCGTGTGCCTGGCGGTGCCGATCAAGCCGATCGGCCACGATTGCTGGCCGCCGCGCGATGATTATGCCGGCAAGCAGGTCGAAGCGCAGGACAAGGGCCTGGCGCTCGGCAATCAGTCGCAATCGACCCCGGAGTCCGCATGA
- a CDS encoding SMP-30/gluconolactonase/LRE family protein — MEVTCIADVKALLGEGPHWDAETGLLSFVDIKGRRLFLVEPDGANLREIATPFRIGSLIPRASGGHIAGTEHGIAHVDLGLERFELMFDPEEDRETNRFNDAKVDRSGRLYAGTMDDEERAATGALYRIDKKLACTRIDDGFRVTNGPAFSPDGKTMYVNDSGRQVTYRYDLAPDGTPLNKLELARYGEGEGYPDGMTVDSEGCLWIAFWDGWCLRRLSPGGERLQELRVPVQRPTSCAFGGPSLDRLFITSARIGLDEAGLASQPYAGGLFMTVPGVVGLVEQPFAG; from the coding sequence ATGGAAGTCACCTGCATAGCCGATGTGAAAGCGTTGCTGGGCGAGGGCCCGCATTGGGACGCCGAGACCGGGCTGCTTTCCTTTGTCGACATCAAGGGGCGGCGGCTGTTCCTGGTCGAGCCCGACGGCGCCAACCTGCGGGAGATCGCTACCCCATTCCGGATCGGAAGCCTGATCCCGCGGGCGAGCGGCGGCCATATCGCCGGGACCGAGCATGGGATCGCGCACGTCGATCTCGGCCTCGAGCGGTTCGAACTGATGTTCGATCCCGAGGAGGATCGCGAAACCAACCGCTTCAACGACGCCAAGGTCGATCGCAGCGGCCGGCTCTACGCCGGGACCATGGACGACGAGGAAAGGGCCGCGACCGGCGCCTTGTACCGGATCGACAAGAAGCTTGCCTGCACCCGGATCGACGACGGGTTCCGGGTGACCAACGGCCCGGCGTTCAGCCCCGACGGAAAGACCATGTACGTCAACGACAGCGGACGGCAGGTGACCTATCGCTATGACCTGGCGCCCGACGGCACTCCGCTCAACAAGCTGGAGCTTGCCCGCTACGGCGAGGGTGAGGGCTATCCCGACGGGATGACGGTGGATTCCGAAGGGTGCCTGTGGATCGCCTTCTGGGACGGCTGGTGCCTGCGCCGCCTCAGCCCCGGCGGCGAGCGGCTGCAGGAACTGCGCGTTCCGGTGCAGCGGCCGACCAGTTGCGCCTTCGGGGGCCCATCGCTCGACCGTCTTTTCATCACTTCCGCCCGCATCGGGCTCGACGAAGCGGGCCTTGCTTCGCAACCTTATGCCGGCGGGCTGTTTATGACGGTACCCGGCGTCGTCGGCCTGGTGGAGCAGCCGTTCGCGGGCTGA